The Toxorhynchites rutilus septentrionalis strain SRP chromosome 3, ASM2978413v1, whole genome shotgun sequence genome includes a region encoding these proteins:
- the LOC129777440 gene encoding vesicle transport through interaction with t-SNAREs homolog 1A → MDLIQDYEQQYAVLTAEITANIGRIGTSSGAERNSLIADIDRQLEESQELLEQIGLEIREIPQVSRSGYTSRLNCYQAEWKRLQQEFNNAKTSRPKGIGYESVDEFDEIGIQEDQKRRLLDNSERLERTGNYLKDSYRVVLETEQIGTQVLQDLSEQRETIQRARGRLRETDAELGRSSRLLNSMILRALREKIVLISVAVAIFLVLFLSIYFSMSSD, encoded by the exons ATGGACTTGATCCAGGATTACGAGCAACAGTACGCTGTTCTGACGGCGGAAATAACGGCAAACATTGGCCGTATTGGTACATCCTCGGGAG CCGAACGAAACAGCCTGATAGCGGATATCGATCGGCAGCTAGAAGAATCCCAAGAACTGCTCGAACAGATTGGCTTGGAGATTCGAGAAATACCACAGGTTTCTCGATCTGGTTACACTTCCCGGCTGAATTGTTACCAGGCGGAGTGGAAGCGACTGCAGCAGGAATTTAACAATGCGAAAACGAGTCGGCCGAAAGGAATCGGCTACGAGTCGGTGGATGAATTTGACGAGATCGGTATTCAGGAGGACCAGAAACGAAGACTGCTAGACAACAGCGAGCGGCTGGAACGAACGGGAAACTATCTAAAGGACAGCTACCGGGTGGTTCTGGAAACGGAACAAATCGGAACGCAGGTGCTGCAGGACCTGAGCGAACAGAGAGAAACCATTCAAAGAGCGAGGGGACGG CTACGTGAAACCGACGCAGAATTGGGACGTTCGTCCCGGCTATTGAACTCGATGATTTTGCGCGCGCTCAGGGAGAAAATTGTTCTTATATCTGTAGCCGTTGCAATATTCTTGGTGCTTTTCCTCAGTATCTATTTTTCGATGTCGTCGGATTAA
- the LOC129777438 gene encoding biotin--protein ligase, with protein MIYLRTRIAIKLFTGNNGRQLFCFSYINPFRHNTTLKRLPPRIQSNNQMSVKPPNILVYSNLVSVKQNLVTTLRTIVSADKYTVYPVTEAQLKAAAWPESTALLLVHGTIDSGLAGLLLIFFLRGGKLLSVCSNLLNIALNRPTDESKAPERVTLNYGVWQNQTVLQLVEDFDTKSAKSRLNEFLKNLDKDAGEADLDVLISELTFDTPSTICATDSSSNGKALFTSLDASNFIETDSGRNVGKFATSLLSDLLHSILRIEVQTSETKENLIYKDSYLLGEADVKSKFLNAISEQMEKPSFLNLNELALHFCDTKVIPPSATILPVLINHIPEDFSTLDYYRNLKTTLIGRIGIYVPVVRSSTVIVSNASLSHGFVVIPRRQTHGNGRNNNQWLSPEGCVMFSMQLHVPLASQLGRRLPIIQHLVAIAIILAVRTIPDYEELDIRLKWPNDIYANGVAKIGGIIINSRIQSSVAVVNVGCGVNLSNSNPTTCINDLIREFNRNHGKHLPVLGYEQMLGLIFTKIEELYNEVQEGDLSILQNLYYKYWLHDNKMVAVKNEAGISYSGKIVGIDEYGYLLVRTGDGDEPVYVQPDGNSFDMMKGLIIPKYC; from the exons ATGATATACTTGCGGACGAGAA TAGCGATTAAGTTGTTTACGGGTAATAACGGCAGACAGCTGTTCTGTTTCTCCTATATTAATCCGTTTCGACATAACACAACACTCAAACGACTTCCTCCAAGGATCCAATCAAACAACCAGATGTCGGTAAAACCTCCGAACATCCTCGTCTACTCGAACCTGGTGTCGGTGAAGCAAAATTTGGTTACTACTCTTCGGACAATCGTCAGTGCAGACAAATACACCGTTTATCCTGTCACGGAAGCACAGCTGAAGGCAGCAGCATGGCCAGAAAGCACCGCTTTGCTTCTGGTGCATGGGACAATCGACAGCGGTTTAGCTGGTCTGTTGCTGATCTTTTTCCTTCGTGGCGGTAAGCTGTTAAGCGTGTGTTCCAACTTGCTTAATATTGCGCTCAATCGTCCTACTGATGAGTCCAAAGCTCCCGAAAGGGTGACGTTAAACTATGGAGTCTGGCAAAACCAGACCGTTTTGCAGCTTGTTGAGGATTTTGATACCAAATCGGCGAAAAGTCGGTTGAACGAGTTTTTGAAGAATCTCGATAAAGATGCCGGTGAAGCGGATTTGGACGTCTTGATTTCGGAACTAACGTTCGATACGCCTAGCACCATATGTGCAACCGATAGTTCATCGAATGGGAAGGCTTTGTTCACCTCGCTTGATGCCAGCAATTTTATTGAAACCGATTCCGGTAGGAATGTGGGAAAGTTTGCGACGAGTTTACTGTCCGATCTACTTCATTCAATCTTGCGAATTGAGGTGCAAACATCCGAAACCAAAGAAAATCTCATTTACAAAGACAGTTATCTCCTTGGTGAGGCGGATGTTAAATCAAAATTTCTTAATGCAATAAGTGAACAAATGGAAAAACCATCCTTTCTCAATCTGAACGAACTCGCACTACATTTTTGTGATACGAAAGTCATTCCACCCTCTGCGACTATCCTGCCGGTGTTGATCAATCACATTCCTGAAGATTTCTCCACCCTGGACTACTACAGAAATCTTAAAACAACTCTCATCGGCAGAATAGGGATTTATGTGCCCGTGGTGCGAAGTTCAACTGTGATCGTCTCAAATGCCAGTTTGTCCCATGGATTCGTGGTCATTCCTCGTCGTCAAACTCACGGGAACGGCCGGAACAACAATCAGTGGCTCAGTCCGGAGGGTTGTGTCATGTTTTCGATGCAGCTACATGTTCCGCTGGCAAGTCAGCTTGGCCGACGACTTCCGATAATCCAACATCTCGTGGCCATCGCAATTATCCTGGCCGTGCGAACCATTCCAGACTACGAAGAATTGGATATTCGTTTGAAGTGGCCGAACGATATTTACGCTAACGGGGTAGCCAAAATCGGAGGAATCATCATTAACTCCCGCATCCAAAGCTCGGTCGCAGTTGTTAATGTCGGTTGCGGTGTGAATTTAAGCAATTCAAACCCCACAACATGTATCAATGATTTGATACGGGAGTTCAATCGGAACCATGGCAAACATCTACCAGTGTTAGGATATGAGCAAATGTTAGGACTCATCTTTACAAAAATTGAGGAATTATACAATGAAGTCCAAGAAGGCGATTTGAGTATCTTACAAAATTTATACTACAAATATTGGCTTCATGATAATAAAATGGTTGCAGTAAAAAACGAGGCTGGTATCTCTTATTCCGGGAAAATCGTAGGTATTGACGAATATGGTTATTTGCTTGTAAGAACAGGTGATGGGGACGAACCGGTGTACGTTCAACCAGATGGAAACAGTTTCGACATGATGAAAGGATTGATCATTCCAAAATATTgttag
- the LOC129777439 gene encoding uncharacterized protein LOC129777439: MEGRTAQGTFLPFELRFPIILPKGHPVTVKLLEHYHQRVAHGNQETAVNEIRQRFWIPNLRAELKRISRACMRCKVRKCEPGHPRMAPLPISRISPGLQPFSYTGVDYCGPLTVSVGRRSEKRWICLFTCLTTRAIHIEVAHSLTTQSCLMAIRRFVSYRGGPLEFFSDNGTNFHGASKEIVKQMEINCEDVFTDSRTRWNFNPPSAPHMGGVWERMVRSVKTALKALDDGRRMTDEVLLTVLAEAVDLINSRPLTYAGLEPDAKEALTPNHFVRGVGLMSSESFIRPTNEAEALRDSFKRSQFLADCLWKRWTSEYLPTINHRSKWHSEMPPIAKGDLVYIADENIRKHWVRGVVTEVFSGADGRIRQALVKTAKGEFRRPVVKLAVLEVQGRKSTAADAFAPELRGGAMYTPLRTVD, translated from the coding sequence ATGGAAGGGAGAACCGCACAAGGTACGTTCTTACCGTTCGAACTACGTTTCCCAATTATACTCCCTAAAGGACATCCAGTTACCGTTAAACTTCTGGAACATTATCATCAGAGAGTGGCACACGGCAATCAAGAAACGGCGGTAAATGAAATACGACAAAGGTTTTGGATTCCCAATCTCCGAGCGGAACTCAAACGTATTTCAAGAGCTTGCATGCGATGCAAGGTGAGGAAATGTGAGCCAGGTCATCCGAGAATGGCTCCTCTTCCGATTTCGCGGATCTCGCCTGGATTGCAGCCGTTCAGCTACACAGGGGTGGATTATTGTGGTCCATTGACTGTCTCCGTCGGGCGCAGATCAGAGAAAAGGTGGATTTGTTTGTTCACGTGTTTGACGACGAGAGCTATTCACATTGAGGTTGCTCATAGTCTGACGACTCAATCGTGCCTGATGGCCATACGGCGATTCGTGAGCTACAGAGGAGGTCCTCTTGAATTCTTCTCAGATAATGGGACGAATTTCCATGGCGCCAGCAAAGAAATTGTTAAGCAGATGGAGATTAATTGTGAAGATGTGTTCACCGATTCGAGAACCAGATGGAATTTCAATCCGCCTTCCGCACCTCATATGGGTGGGGTGTGGGAGCGAATGGTGCGCTCCGTTAAGACGGCGTTGAAAGCGTTGGATGATGGCCGCCGAATGACGGACGAAGTACTCCTGACCGTGTTGGCAGAAGCGGTGGATTTAATCAATTCTCGGCCACTGACATACGCTGGCCTGGAACCTGATGCAAAGGAAGCGCTAACACCAAACCATTTTGTTCGCGGCGTAGGACTAATGAGTTCTGAGTCGTTTATCAGACCTACCAATGAAGCAGAGGCACTGCGGGACAGCTTCAAGCGGTCACAGTTTTTGGCTGATTGTTTGTGGAAACGATGGACTTCTGAGTATCTCCCGACGATCAATCATCGCAGCAAATGGCACTCTGAAATGCCTCCTATTGCAAAAGGTGATCTTGTGTATATTGCGGACGAGAATATCCGAAAGCATTGGGTTAGAGGGGTTGTAACCGAGGTATTCAGTGGTGCTGATGGTAGGATCAGACAGGCTTTGGTGAAAACAGCAAAGGGTGAGTTCAGGCGGCCGGTGGTGAAGCTTGCGGTGCTTGAAGTCCAGGGTCGTAAATCTACTGCGGCTGACGCTTTCGCACCAGAGTTACGGGGAGGGGCTATGTACACACCGCTACGCACAGTCGACTAA
- the LOC129773279 gene encoding uncharacterized protein LOC129773279, giving the protein MAELTLSPEAAEKTGYNCAACERPDHAEKDMVFCDQCQNWYHFGCAGVTNAVKDDSSWICGKCMKNAAGSSVTSELEQELKRLEEEKRVQQLAMEKERVLHKRRLELQQEMFLMRKKLEQEKREMELAFEKEQLEKEIAEEESFQKKSEQMRKEMHGKLNKLRQQRSKDFDSGVKEKTEEAEGCEDDCSSDKEKPKQSGLEKTKPGKAETEKKRSEKGKPGKMDLVETGNGDFRGAYQKYSTPKTCLVPLVTSPSLEEIPPVDAESVKGDTQEKIESKKNDAVSNDVREANEDDSESSESNEDHESVTVQAGQNKQQRCRRGPTKAQLSARQFLSKKLPVFSGKLEDWPMFICSYETSSEACGFSNVENLARLQECLKGQALEAVRSRLLLPDAVPQIIETLRMLYGRPEHLLNMLLVKVRKALPPRADRLITFINFGMIVQQLADHLEATKLTSHLLNPMLIQEITEKLPASTQLEWVRYRRRDRVVTIRTLANFLSEIVKDASEVTSYCEAPVVVDHANRKSRGKDKEHEGFLHAHCGQENANKTQAPRVRKPCMICDRTDHRVRNCVAFRNLSVPHRLEAVRKWKLCSMCLNEHGNARCKLNFRCNVGTCREPHHPLLHAAGPESGSNCNFHSFQRKQSVIFRMIPVTLHWGNHTVNTVAFLDEGSSYTLVEKSVASALRTNGVTQPLRVTWTAGMSRLERNSQKVELYISARGSSRRFHIKAAHTVDNLRLPQSTLALTEVVKQYPHLQDLSVVDFQHTVPQILIGLKDVHLCAPLESRIGKAEEPIAVRSKLGWTIFGPVSGGVESSIVGHHACSSVSNEDLHDLLKSHYTLEESGISVALLPESEEDRRAKDILTQTTVRVGDRFETGLLWRYDSPCFPDSYPMAVKRLKSLERRLLKDNELYDKVRCMVSEYLTKGYAHKASELELADTNQSKVWYLPLNVVINPKKPGKVRLVWDAAAAVAGVSLNSKLLKGPDMLTALPAVICKFREKKVGFGADIKEMYHQLKIRKEDKQAQRFLFRENPASAPEVFIMDVATFGATSSPCSAQFVKNMNAKEFAGRFPEAARAILENHYVDDYFDSTETVEEAVKLAKKVTFVHSKGGFELRNWVSSSEVFLREMGETKENQCVHFNQDKETGQERVLGIVWNSVSDEFTFSARLREDLLPYLIGERRPTKRGVMSCIMSLFDPIGFLASFTIYGKMLIQDLWRSGCAWDQQINDECSEKWNRWVGRLPEIERVRIPRYHFTGGLSVDYSTLQLHVLVDASENAYGAVAYFRVMTASGPICSLVMARSKVAPLKQLSIPRLELQAAVLGSRLLNSIIDNHSVEVKQRFIWTDSRTVLSWIHSDQRRYKQFVAFRIGEILSLTKLDEWRWVSTRNNIADDLTKWDRGHNLNSNGPWFRGPHFLFHQEDSWPEQKRVTPNVPEEIRAHILFHDISLSEPVIDPLRFSRWKVLVRTIACVYRFVSNCKRKKEGWAIEGVPTTDALKRKKHICGDSHKRKHTGMR; this is encoded by the exons ATGGCAGAATTGACCCTTTCACCCGAAGCTGCCGAAAAGACGGGTTACAATTGTGCCGCTTGTGAGCGACCGGATCACGCAGAGAAGGATATGGTGTTTTGTGACCAATGTCAAAACTGGTATCATTTTGGATGTGCCGGTGTAACGAATGCGGTAAAGGACGATTCATCGTGGATATGCGGCAAGTGCATGAAAAATGCCGCTGGTAGTTCCGTGACGTCAGAGTTGGAGCAAGAATTGAAAAGGCTCGAGGAAGAAAAAAGAGTCCAACAGCTAGCTATGGAGAAGGAAAGAGTCCTGCATAAACGGCGCCTGGAGCTGCAGCAGGAAATGTTTCTGATGCGAAAAAAACTGGAACAGGAGAAACGCGAAATGGAGTTAGCCTTCGAAAAAGAGCAGTTGGAGAAGGAAATCGCTGAGGAAGAATCGTTCCAGAAGAAAAGTGAGCAGATGAGAAAGGAGATGCACGGTAAATTGAATAAGCTTAGACAGCAACGGAGCAAGGATTTCGATAGTGGTGTGAAAGAAAAAACGGAAGAAGCTGAAGGTTGTGAAGATGATTGCTCGAGTGACAAAGAAAAGCCGAAGCAGTCGGGACTGGAGAAAACAAAGCCAGGAAAAGcagaaaccgaaaaaaaaaggtCGGAAAAAGGCAAACCTGGGAAAATGGATCTGGTCGAGACTGGCAACGGAGATTTTCGAGGAGCATATCAAAAATACTCCACtccaaaaacatgtttagtTCCGTTGGTCACATCGCCATCATTGGAGGAAATTCCGCCTGTCGACGCGGAATCCGTAAAAGGTGATACACAGGAAAAGATCGAAAGTAAGAAGAACGACGCGGTTTCAAATGACGTGCGAGAAGCAAATGAGGACGATAGTGAATCCAGCGAATCAAATGAGGATCACGAATCGGTGACAGTACAAGCTGGTCAAAACAAGCAACAAAGATGTCGTCGAGGACCTACCAAAGCTCAGCTGTCCGCCAGGCAGTTCCTGTCGAAGAAGTTGCCGGTATTTTCCGGAAAGTTAGAGGACTGGCCGATGTTCATCTGCAGCTACGAAACATCTAGCGAGGCTTGTGGGTTTTCGAATGTCGAGAACCTGGCTCGACTACAAGAGTGCTTGAAGGGCCAAGCATTGGAAGCAGTTCGTAGTAGGCTCCTACTTCCAGACGCAGTTCCACAGATCATTGAGACTCTCCGGATGTTGTACGGTCGCCCGGAGCACCTTCTAAATATGCTATTGGTGAAGGTGAGAAAGGCTCTCCCACCGAGAGCAGATCGTTTGATAACGTTCATCAATTTCGGGATGATTGTCCAGCAGCTTGCAGATCACCTGGAAGCAACGAAGCTTACTTCTCATCTTCTGAATCCCATGCTGATTCAGGAGATTACCGAAAAGTTGCCCGCAAGTACACAACTTGAGTGGGTGCGGTATAGAAGGAGAGACCGTGTAGTCACGATTCGAACTTTAGCCAACTTTCTGTCCGAAATCGTGAAAGACGCCAGCGAGGTGACGTCATACTGTGAAGCACCTGTAGTTGTAGACCACGCCAATCGAAAGTCCAGAGGAAAGGATAAAGAGCACGAAGGTTTCCTCCATGCCCACTGTGGACAAGAAAACGCCAACAAAACTCAGGCGCCGAGGGTGAGAAAGCCATGTATGATTTGCGACCGTACTGATCACCGGGTAAGAAATTGTGTAGCCTTCCGGAACCTCTCCGTACCACATCGTTTGGAAGCGGTGCGTAAATGGAAGTTGTGCTCGATGTGTCTCAATGAGCATGGAAATGCCCGCTGTAAGCTGAATTTCCGCTGTAATGTCGGGACCTGTAGAGAGCCTCACCATCCTTTACTCCACGCGGCAGGCCCGGAATCGGGATCGAACTGCAACTTTCATTCGTTTCAACGCAAGCAATCGGTGATTTTTCGAATGATTCCGGTCACATTGCACTGGGGAAATCATACAGTGAACACAGTGGCTTTCCTGGACGAGGGGTCGTCCTACACATTGGTGGAGAAGTCGGTGGCTAGCGCTCTTAGGACGAATGGTGTAACGCAACCACTTCGTGTGACGTGGACGGCTGGAATGTCCCGATTGGAAAGGAACTCGCAGAAAGTAGAACTGTATATTTCGGCTCGAGGTTCAAGTCGCCGGTTCCACATAAAAGCAGCTCATACCGTGGATAACTTGAGGCTTCCCCAGTCGACGCTAGCCCTGACGGAAGTAGTCAAGCAGTATCCCCATCTTCAAGATCTATCCGTGGTGGATTTCCAACATACTGTTCCGCAAATTCTGATCGGACTGAAAGACGTTCACTTGTGTGCACCGTTAGAATCACGAATCGGGAAAGCGGAAGAGCCAATCGCTGTGCGGTCCAAGCTTGGTTGGACCATATTCGGACCTGTAAGCGGTGGTGTTGAGTCGAGCATCGTTGGTCATCATGCGTGCAGCAGTGTTTCGAACGAGGACCTCCACGATCTGTTGAAGAGCCACTACACGCTAGAAGAGTCTGGCATTTCGGTTGCGCTGCTACCGGAAAGCGAAGAGGATAGGAGAGCGAAAGATATCCTGACGCAAACGACGGTAAGAGTAGGTGATCGTTTTGAGACGGGGTTATTATGGAGATATGATAGTCCGTGCTTCCCCGACAGCTATCCTATGGCTGTGAAAAGGCTCAAGAGTTTAGAGAGACGTTTATTGAAGGACAATGAACTGTACGATAAAGTACGGTGCATGGTCTCGGAGTACCTAACCAAGGGCTATGCGCACAAAGCTTCAGAGTTGGAGCTAGCAGACACCAACCAGAGTAAGGTGTGGTATTTGCCATTGAACGTGGTTATTAATCCGAAGAAACCGGGTAAAGTCCGCCTTGTTTGGGACGCAGCTGCGGCTGTAGCTGGGGTGTCCCTGAATTCAAAACTCTTGAAGGGTCCCGATATGCTGACTGCTCTCCCAGCAGTTATTTGCAAGTttcgagagaaaaaagtgggTTTTGGTGCAGACATCAAAGAGATGTATCATcagttgaaaattcgaaaagaaGATAAGCAAGCGCAGAGGTTCCTGTTCCGAGAGAATCCAGCCAGCGCTCCGGAGGTATTTATTATGGACGTTGCTACCTTTGGGGCGACCAGTTCACCTTGCTCCGCCCAGTTTGTGAAGAACATGAATGCAAAGGAGTTCGCAGGGCGGTTTCCAGAGGCAGCGAGAGCGATTCTAGAGAACCATTACGTCGATGATTATTTCGATAGCACGGAGACAGTCGAGGAAGCAGTGAAGCTGGCGAAGAAGGTAACGTTTGTTCATTCAAAGGGCGGCTTCGAGCTTCGAAATTGGGTCTCTAGTTCAGAGGTGTTCCTGCGAGAAATGGGGGAGACAAAAGAAAATCAATGTGTTCATTTTAATCAAGACAAGGAAACAGGGCAAGAAAGGGTCTTGGGAATAGTGTGGAATTCAGTAAGCGACGAGTTTACGTTCTCAGCAAGGTTACGTGAAGATTTGCTGCCGTACCTGATAGGAGAGAGGCGGCCCACGAAAAGGGGGGTCATGAGCTGCATCATGAGCTTGTTCGATCCCATTGGGTTTTTGGCTTCCTTCACTATTTATGGAAAAATGCTTATTCAAGATCTTTGGCGCAGTGGATGTGCCTGGGACCAGCAGATCAACGACGAGTGTAGCGAGAAATGGAATCGTTGGGTCGGTCGGCTTCCAGAAATCGAAAGAGTGCGGATCCCTCGTTATCACTTCACGGGAGGATTATCTGTGGACTACAGTACGTTGCAACTACACGTTCTTGTCGATGCTAGTGAGAATGCATATGGTGCTGTTGCATATTTCCGTGTCATGACTGCTTCTGGTCCTATTTGTTCGCTTGTGATGGCACGTTCCAAGGTTGCACCTTTGAAGCAGCTGTCAATTCCGCGCCTGGAACTACAGGCCGCGGTACTAGGTTCTAGATTGCTAAATTCCATCATCGATAACCATTCCGTAGAGGTGAAACAGCGGTTTATTTGGACAGATTCGAGGACAGTACTTTCTTGGATCCACTCGGATCAGCGACGCTACAAGCAATTCGTTGCTTTCCGAATTGGTGAAATCCTTAGTCTCACGAAGCTCGATGAATGGCGGTGGGTTTCCACTAGAAACAACATCGCTGACGACCTAACCAAATGGGATCGAGGACACAATCTAAATTCGAACGGTCCTTGGTTTCGGGGTCCACATTTCCTGTTCCATCAGGAAGATTCCTGGCCAGAACAGAAGCGCGTAACACCGAATGTGCCTGAAGAGATACGTGCCCACATACTGTTCCACGACATTTCACTGTCAGAACCTGTAATCGATCCGTTGCGTTTTTCAAGATGGAAGGTCTTAGTTCGAACGATAGCCTGCGTCTACCGGTTTGTTTCGAACTGCAAGCGAAAAAAGGAAGGATGGGCCATCGAAGGTGTACCAACGACCGATGCTCTCAAGAGAAAA AAGCATATTTGTGGCGATTCGCACAAGCGGAAGCATACGGGGATGAGGTGA